From the Roseateles sp. XES5 genome, one window contains:
- the dut gene encoding dUTP diphosphatase, which produces MISQPTLALIRLAHGEAIALPAYETAGAAGMDLRAAVSTDAPLTLAPGVRALVPTGFIFEIPHGYEGQIRPRSGLAFKHGITCLNTPGTVDSDYRGEVKVLLVNLGEEPFVIERGMRIAQMVIAPVTQVAVQETAEAGETTRGAGGFGSTGVR; this is translated from the coding sequence ATGATCTCCCAGCCAACACTCGCCCTCATCCGCCTCGCCCATGGCGAAGCCATCGCCCTTCCCGCCTACGAGACCGCCGGCGCGGCCGGCATGGACCTTCGCGCCGCCGTTTCCACCGACGCCCCACTGACGCTGGCGCCCGGTGTGCGCGCGCTGGTGCCGACCGGCTTCATCTTCGAAATCCCCCACGGCTACGAGGGCCAGATACGGCCCCGCTCCGGCCTTGCCTTCAAGCACGGCATCACCTGCCTCAACACGCCCGGCACCGTCGACAGCGACTATCGCGGCGAGGTGAAGGTGCTGCTGGTCAATCTCGGCGAGGAGCCCTTCGTCATCGAACGCGGCATGCGCATCGCCCAGATGGTCATCGCGCCGGTGACGCAGGTCGCCGTGCAGGAGACGGCAGAGGCCGGCGAGACCACCCGCGGGGCCGGCGGCTTCGGCTCCACCGGCGTGCGCTGA
- a CDS encoding LysE family translocator, whose amino-acid sequence MTLAVLLAYSGALFIAAIIPGPGVTAIVARALGSGFRPTFFMGLGLILGDMVYLTAVTLGLAFIAQTFTTAFALIKIAGALYLVYIAWKLWTTGLIPQTIEAQRSTSMTMSFFSGLFVTLGNPKTMLFYVALVPTLVDLDTIGLRDYGLLLAATFVVLLAVLVPYMALAARARHLLKQPKALQRMNRVAAGILAGTAAYIATRAA is encoded by the coding sequence ATGACCCTTGCCGTCCTTCTTGCCTATAGCGGCGCGCTGTTCATTGCCGCCATCATCCCCGGCCCCGGGGTCACGGCCATCGTCGCCCGCGCGCTCGGCTCCGGCTTCCGGCCCACCTTCTTCATGGGACTGGGTCTCATCCTCGGCGACATGGTGTACCTCACCGCCGTCACCCTCGGCCTTGCCTTCATCGCCCAGACCTTCACCACGGCCTTCGCGCTGATCAAGATCGCCGGGGCGCTCTACCTCGTCTACATCGCCTGGAAGCTCTGGACGACGGGCCTGATACCGCAGACCATCGAGGCGCAGCGCTCGACCAGCATGACCATGTCCTTCTTCTCCGGCCTGTTCGTGACGCTCGGCAACCCGAAGACCATGCTCTTCTACGTCGCCCTCGTGCCGACGTTGGTCGACCTCGACACGATCGGCCTTCGGGACTACGGCCTGCTGCTTGCCGCCACCTTCGTGGTGCTGCTGGCGGTGCTCGTTCCCTATATGGCGCTCGCCGCCCGCGCCCGGCATTTGCTCAAGCAGCCGAAGGCGCTGCAGCGGATGAACCGCGTCGCCGCCGGCATTCTCGCCGGTACGGCCGCCTATATCGCCACGCGCGCGGCGTGA
- a CDS encoding GNAT family N-acetyltransferase, with protein MPERRGLTFRSRYFDDPAAWRALAGLLEAVFDIDVTVMDRLGGPDPSSVPFAWFDAAGACIANITAFSLPLVVDGAVVRAAGLQSGAVRPDYRGQGLYRDVMEAALRHCDDEGFEAVALLTDTPDLYTRHGFRPVAQHRFAGPAPMGGEAAPTRRLDIGKADDIAAIIRLLDERQPVSARFAPLRQRAMFLFNASLMPDLRLDLLGEAAVAWRMAEDGLFELLDIAGPALPGLADILASLRIAPSRVVVHFAPDRLGWTGEAVADAGEMVLMLRAPDGLLPQHPFALPPMAEF; from the coding sequence ATGCCCGAGCGCAGAGGCCTCACCTTCCGTTCCCGCTATTTCGACGACCCCGCCGCCTGGCGCGCGCTCGCCGGCCTGCTGGAGGCGGTCTTCGACATCGATGTGACGGTGATGGATCGGCTGGGCGGACCGGATCCGTCGAGCGTGCCCTTCGCATGGTTCGATGCGGCCGGCGCCTGCATCGCCAACATTACCGCCTTTTCCCTGCCCCTCGTCGTGGATGGCGCGGTCGTTCGGGCCGCCGGCCTGCAATCGGGCGCGGTACGGCCGGACTATCGCGGGCAGGGTCTCTACCGCGACGTGATGGAAGCGGCGCTTCGCCATTGCGACGACGAGGGCTTTGAAGCCGTCGCACTGCTCACCGATACGCCCGATCTCTATACCCGCCATGGCTTTCGCCCCGTGGCGCAGCATCGTTTTGCGGGTCCTGCGCCGATGGGCGGTGAGGCGGCACCGACGCGGCGGCTCGACATAGGCAAGGCGGACGACATCGCGGCGATCATCCGGCTGCTGGACGAACGGCAGCCGGTCTCCGCGCGCTTCGCGCCGCTCCGCCAGCGGGCGATGTTCCTCTTCAACGCGTCCCTGATGCCGGACCTGCGACTGGACCTCTTAGGCGAGGCTGCCGTCGCCTGGAGAATGGCGGAGGACGGGCTTTTCGAGCTGCTCGATATTGCCGGCCCCGCCCTTCCCGGCCTTGCGGATATCCTCGCGAGCCTGCGGATCGCGCCATCGCGCGTCGTCGTGCACTTTGCCCCGGACAGGCTCGGCTGGACGGGCGAGGCCGTTGCCGATGCGGGCGAGATGGTTCTGATGCTGCGGGCGCCGGACGGCCTCTTGCCACAGCATCCCTTCGCCCTGCCGCCGATGGCGGAATTCTGA
- the cysK gene encoding cysteine synthase A, translating into MTDTRKPGRGRIYASITETIGDTPIVRLDKFAKEKGVQANLLAKLEFFNPIASVKDRIGVAMIEALEAAGKITPGQSTLVEPTSGNTGIALAFAAAAKGYRLILTMPETMSAERRKMLVLLGAELVLTEGPKGMKGAIAKAEELAADIPGAVIPQQFENPANPDIHRRTTAEEIWNDTDGAVDIFVSGIGTGGTITGAGQVLKARKPGLKVIAVEPADSPVLSGGNPGPHKIQGIGAGFAPAVLDTAVYDEIVTVTNDEAFENARLVARLEGVPVGISSGAALTAAARVGSRPENAGKTIVVIIPSFAERYLSTALFDGLGG; encoded by the coding sequence ATGACCGACACCCGCAAACCCGGCCGCGGCCGTATCTACGCCTCCATTACCGAAACCATCGGCGATACGCCCATCGTGCGGCTCGACAAGTTCGCGAAGGAAAAGGGCGTTCAGGCCAACCTCCTCGCCAAGCTCGAATTCTTCAATCCGATCGCCTCGGTGAAGGACCGCATCGGCGTCGCCATGATCGAAGCGCTGGAAGCGGCGGGCAAGATCACGCCCGGCCAGTCCACGCTGGTTGAGCCGACCTCGGGCAATACGGGCATCGCGCTCGCTTTCGCCGCCGCCGCGAAGGGCTACCGCCTTATCCTCACCATGCCGGAGACCATGTCAGCGGAACGACGCAAGATGCTGGTTCTGCTGGGCGCCGAACTGGTGCTGACCGAGGGCCCGAAAGGCATGAAGGGCGCCATCGCCAAGGCGGAGGAACTGGCCGCCGACATCCCGGGCGCCGTCATTCCCCAGCAATTCGAGAACCCGGCCAATCCGGACATCCACCGCCGCACGACGGCGGAAGAAATCTGGAACGACACTGACGGCGCGGTCGATATCTTCGTCTCTGGCATCGGCACCGGTGGCACGATCACCGGCGCGGGCCAGGTGCTGAAGGCGCGCAAGCCCGGCCTCAAGGTCATCGCCGTCGAACCCGCCGACAGCCCGGTGCTCTCGGGCGGCAATCCCGGCCCGCACAAGATCCAGGGCATCGGCGCGGGCTTCGCGCCCGCCGTGCTCGACACGGCCGTCTATGACGAGATCGTCACGGTCACCAATGACGAAGCCTTCGAGAATGCCCGCCTCGTCGCCCGCCTCGAGGGTGTGCCGGTCGGCATTTCTTCCGGCGCCGCGCTGACCGCCGCCGCCAGGGTGGGCAGCCGCCCGGAAAATGCCGGCAAGACCATCGTCGTCATCATCCCCTCCTTCGCCGAACGTTACCTTTCCACCGCCCTATTCGACGGCCTCGGCGGCTGA